From one Phocaeicola salanitronis DSM 18170 genomic stretch:
- a CDS encoding PepSY-like domain-containing protein gives MKKWILMLICVLGVQSMAWADNDKPIQIGQLPTKAQTFITTYFKEHKVALAKMESGLFYKSYDVIFTNGEKLEFDKSGDWTEIQCKASEVPVQAIPAEIRSYVTSTYPDAKILQIERDGKEYEIKLSNHWEITFDYKFRVIDIDD, from the coding sequence ATGAAAAAATGGATTTTGATGTTGATTTGTGTGTTGGGAGTGCAGTCAATGGCGTGGGCGGATAATGACAAGCCGATTCAAATCGGACAGTTGCCTACGAAAGCGCAGACCTTTATTACAACGTATTTCAAGGAGCATAAAGTGGCATTGGCAAAGATGGAGTCCGGATTGTTCTATAAATCGTATGATGTGATTTTTACGAATGGCGAGAAATTGGAGTTCGATAAGTCGGGCGATTGGACGGAAATCCAATGTAAGGCTTCCGAAGTGCCTGTGCAGGCGATACCGGCGGAGATTCGTTCGTATGTGACTTCTACGTATCCCGATGCCAAAATCTTGCAAATCGAACGTGACGGGAAGGAGTATGAAATCAAACTTTCCAATCATTGGGAGATTACGTTTGATTATAAGTTCCGGGTAATTGACATTGATGATTGA
- the rho gene encoding transcription termination factor Rho, with protein MYNIIQLNDKDLSELQQIAKELGLKKTSTLQKEELVYRILDEQAIVGATKKATTGKTNEERKEGQPRKRSRISVKKEGDKVYTATKDKAQKLEASTPPLPAPAPLFKTENVIAATGTSENQPETVPAPENEEKPKPKRGRKPGSKNKSSVEKEQPQVSNDIENTIPEQTEASPAMPDNAELPELNMDEGDDFIAIEDLPSEKIELPTELLGKFEATKMEQPIVPDKDNKSNNNRYQSRQQRHNNRQANGRPNQPAQASADTPQATAAAPEAATAKPAEKLYEFDDILKGSGVLEIMPDGYGFLRSSDYNYLSSPDDIYVSQSQIKLFGLKTGDVVDGTIRPPKEGEKYFPLVKVSKINGLPPELVRDRVPFDHLTPLFPDEKFKLCKGYDDNLSVRIVDLFAPIGKGQRALIVAQPKTGKTILMKDIANAIAANHPEVYMIMLLIDERPEEVTDMSRSVNAEVIASTFDEPAERHVKIAGIVLEKAKRMVECGHDVVIFLDSITRLARAYNTVSPASGKVLSGGVDANALHKPKRFFGAARNIEGGGSLTIIATALIDTGSKMDEVIFEEFKGTGNMELQLDRNLSNKRIFPAVNLTASSTRRDDLLLDKTTLDRMWILRKFLADMNPIEAMNSVKEHLEKTKDNDEFLMSMNS; from the coding sequence ATGTATAACATTATTCAATTGAACGACAAAGATTTGTCAGAATTGCAACAGATTGCCAAAGAGTTGGGTCTGAAAAAAACCAGTACCTTACAAAAAGAAGAACTGGTATATCGTATTCTAGACGAACAAGCTATTGTAGGAGCGACTAAAAAAGCAACTACCGGAAAAACAAATGAAGAACGTAAAGAAGGACAACCCCGCAAACGTTCACGCATCAGTGTAAAAAAAGAAGGCGACAAGGTATATACCGCCACTAAAGACAAAGCACAAAAACTGGAAGCAAGCACCCCCCCATTACCCGCACCGGCACCTTTATTTAAAACAGAAAATGTGATTGCCGCAACCGGGACGTCAGAAAACCAACCTGAAACAGTTCCTGCTCCAGAAAATGAAGAGAAACCGAAACCAAAACGCGGAAGGAAGCCGGGAAGCAAGAACAAAAGTTCGGTAGAAAAAGAACAACCGCAAGTCTCCAACGATATAGAGAACACAATACCCGAACAGACGGAAGCTTCCCCTGCCATGCCTGACAATGCTGAACTACCAGAATTGAACATGGACGAAGGCGATGACTTTATCGCTATCGAAGACCTTCCTTCTGAAAAAATTGAATTGCCAACCGAATTGCTGGGCAAATTTGAAGCGACAAAAATGGAGCAACCGATTGTTCCTGACAAAGACAACAAATCCAACAACAACCGTTATCAATCACGCCAGCAACGTCACAATAACCGCCAAGCTAACGGACGACCCAACCAACCCGCACAAGCGTCTGCCGACACCCCGCAAGCAACAGCAGCGGCACCAGAAGCCGCAACAGCCAAACCAGCAGAAAAACTTTACGAATTTGATGACATTCTTAAAGGCTCGGGCGTGTTGGAAATCATGCCGGACGGATACGGATTCCTCCGCTCTTCAGACTACAATTATCTTTCATCTCCCGATGACATTTATGTTTCCCAGTCACAAATCAAGTTATTCGGACTAAAAACCGGAGACGTGGTAGACGGAACAATCCGACCGCCTAAAGAAGGCGAAAAATATTTCCCATTGGTAAAGGTGTCAAAGATAAACGGCCTGCCGCCTGAATTGGTACGCGACCGTGTTCCGTTCGATCATCTGACACCCCTCTTCCCTGACGAGAAATTCAAACTTTGCAAAGGATATGACGACAACCTCTCCGTACGCATCGTAGACTTGTTCGCTCCTATAGGCAAGGGACAGCGTGCATTAATTGTAGCACAACCCAAAACCGGTAAAACAATCTTGATGAAAGACATTGCCAATGCCATAGCTGCCAACCATCCGGAAGTGTACATGATTATGTTGCTTATCGATGAACGTCCGGAAGAAGTAACCGACATGTCACGCAGTGTCAACGCAGAAGTCATAGCCTCTACTTTCGATGAACCGGCAGAACGTCACGTAAAGATTGCGGGAATTGTATTGGAAAAAGCCAAACGCATGGTAGAATGCGGACACGATGTCGTCATCTTCCTTGACTCCATCACCCGTTTGGCCCGTGCATACAACACGGTTTCACCTGCATCGGGCAAAGTATTGTCGGGTGGTGTAGACGCCAATGCACTGCACAAGCCCAAACGTTTCTTCGGTGCCGCACGTAATATAGAAGGAGGAGGTTCACTGACCATTATCGCTACAGCATTGATAGATACCGGCTCAAAAATGGATGAAGTAATCTTTGAAGAATTCAAGGGTACAGGTAATATGGAATTGCAGCTCGACCGGAACCTGAGCAACAAACGCATCTTCCCTGCAGTAAACCTTACGGCTTCCAGCACGCGCCGCGACGACCTGCTGCTTGATAAAACCACACTCGACCGCATGTGGATTTTACGCAAGTTTTTGGCAGACATGAATCCGATAGAAGCCATGAATTCGGTAAAAGAACATCTGGAAAAAACGAAAGACAACGATGAATTCCTGATGAGCATGAACTCATAA
- a CDS encoding RidA family protein — protein MKKVIFTEEAPAAIGPYSQAIEANGMVFVSGQLPVDPATGEFAPGGVAEQTTQSFENIKNILAEAGLTTAHIVKTTVFLADMALFADMNAVYAKYFDGDYPARSAVAVKALPKGALVEVECIAVR, from the coding sequence ATGAAGAAAGTGATTTTTACAGAGGAGGCACCTGCTGCTATCGGTCCGTATAGCCAGGCTATTGAAGCGAACGGAATGGTTTTTGTATCGGGACAATTGCCCGTTGATCCTGCTACGGGCGAATTTGCTCCCGGAGGAGTAGCAGAGCAGACCACTCAGTCATTCGAAAATATCAAGAATATTTTGGCAGAGGCTGGCTTGACCACTGCCCATATTGTAAAGACAACGGTTTTCTTGGCTGATATGGCTTTGTTTGCCGATATGAATGCGGTATATGCCAAGTATTTCGACGGAGATTATCCGGCTCGTTCGGCTGTAGCTGTAAAGGCTTTGCCGAAAGGTGCGCTGGTAGAAGTAGAATGCATTGCGGTCCGGTAA
- a CDS encoding DUF3805 domain-containing protein: MNFQLSTNRTYISPGSWFALTYPFGWCESEDAEDSFLFYNPDKWAGNFRISAYRGESRGYAKECMEDELAHTRGAKPVQVGNWKCVYWAESFQENGNWYTTHFWITGQGAVSVECSFTVVKGENIKVAEEIIASLRVRRDDEKSWKAVIPVRILEINGINEAYDWAVLTIKKQLTKDFTGCEADIDRIQQVMDSGRFKSEQRQAWESFGIAFGTILVNEMDGMDWVTVIDGKQEYPALRFADTEVMVYPTKLVWDAVRNGKTCNLKDEYLRIRTEVEKALSK, translated from the coding sequence ATGAACTTTCAACTATCAACGAATAGAACTTATATTTCGCCCGGTTCGTGGTTTGCGTTGACATATCCGTTCGGATGGTGTGAGTCAGAAGACGCTGAAGATAGTTTCTTGTTTTATAATCCGGACAAGTGGGCTGGGAATTTCCGTATTTCTGCTTATCGGGGTGAAAGCCGTGGCTATGCGAAAGAATGCATGGAGGATGAATTGGCACATACCCGTGGAGCAAAGCCGGTTCAGGTAGGAAATTGGAAGTGTGTGTATTGGGCTGAGAGTTTTCAAGAAAACGGGAACTGGTACACGACTCATTTCTGGATTACGGGGCAGGGCGCCGTGTCGGTGGAATGTTCTTTTACAGTGGTTAAAGGAGAAAATATCAAGGTTGCGGAAGAAATTATCGCTTCGCTTCGTGTACGGAGAGATGACGAAAAATCGTGGAAAGCGGTCATACCGGTACGAATACTTGAAATCAATGGAATCAATGAAGCATACGATTGGGCGGTATTAACCATCAAAAAGCAATTGACGAAAGATTTTACCGGATGTGAGGCGGACATCGACCGTATTCAGCAGGTGATGGATAGCGGACGCTTTAAGTCTGAACAGCGTCAGGCATGGGAAAGTTTCGGTATCGCGTTCGGTACGATATTGGTAAATGAAATGGACGGGATGGACTGGGTGACGGTCATTGACGGAAAACAAGAATATCCTGCTTTGCGTTTCGCTGATACCGAAGTAATGGTTTATCCTACAAAGCTTGTGTGGGATGCCGTGCGGAACGGAAAAACCTGTAATTTGAAAGACGAATACTTGCGTATCCGCACTGAAGTAGAGAAAGCGCTTTCTAAATGA
- a CDS encoding ABC-F family ATP-binding cassette domain-containing protein has translation MVSYLQVENLTKSFGDLLLFQNISFGVAQGQRIGLVAKNGSGKTTLLNILAGKEGYDGGQITYRRDLRVGYLEQSPVYPEELTVLEACFSHGNAVAEVIKEYERCMATPGNPGLDVLLEQMEHEKAWDYERQVKQILSQLKIRDFNQQVKHLSGGQLKRVALANVLITEPDLLILDEPTNHLDLDMTEWLEGYLSRSKLSLLMVTHDRYFLDRVCDEIMEIDNCRLYSYKGNYSYYLEKRQERMDATNAEIARANNLYRTELEWMRRMPQARGHKARYREEAFYELEKVAKQRMYDANVKLDVKASYIGSKIFEADHLCKRFGDLTILDDFSYIFSRYEKMGIIGNNGTGKSTFIKILMGLEKPDSGTLDIGETVRFGYYSQEGLKFDEQMKVIDVITSVAEVIEMGNGKRLTASQFLQHFLFSPEKQHNYVYKLSGGERRRLYLCMVLMKNPNFLVLDEPTNDLDIVTLQVLEEYLQHFKGCVIVVSHDRYFMDKVVNHLLVFNGQGDIRDFPGNYTDYREWKAAKAVHEKEASPQPKREKKPQRERPEGKRRMTFKERKEFEQLEQEIAALEEEKKSIETALCSGALGVEELTEKSKRLPVLNEELDEKTMRWLELSEIEG, from the coding sequence ATGGTCTCTTATTTGCAAGTAGAGAATTTGACGAAGTCATTTGGTGACTTGCTTCTGTTTCAGAATATCTCGTTTGGAGTTGCCCAAGGGCAGCGCATCGGGCTGGTAGCGAAAAACGGAAGCGGAAAGACTACCTTATTGAATATATTGGCAGGCAAGGAAGGATATGACGGAGGTCAAATCACTTACCGGCGCGATTTGCGTGTAGGTTATTTGGAACAAAGCCCTGTTTACCCTGAAGAATTGACCGTATTGGAAGCTTGCTTTTCGCATGGAAATGCTGTAGCGGAAGTCATTAAAGAATACGAGCGTTGCATGGCTACGCCGGGCAATCCGGGACTGGACGTGTTACTGGAACAGATGGAACATGAAAAAGCATGGGATTACGAACGTCAGGTGAAACAAATCCTTTCGCAATTGAAAATCCGTGACTTCAACCAGCAAGTCAAACACCTTTCCGGAGGGCAGTTGAAACGTGTCGCTCTTGCCAATGTGTTGATTACCGAGCCGGATTTGCTTATCTTGGACGAGCCGACCAACCATTTGGATTTGGATATGACCGAGTGGCTGGAAGGATACCTGAGCCGTTCTAAGCTCAGTTTGCTGATGGTGACGCACGACCGTTATTTCCTTGACCGTGTATGCGATGAAATCATGGAAATAGATAATTGCCGGCTTTATTCTTATAAAGGCAATTACAGTTATTATTTGGAGAAACGGCAAGAACGCATGGATGCGACCAATGCCGAAATAGCCCGTGCCAATAACTTGTATCGTACCGAATTGGAATGGATGCGCCGGATGCCTCAAGCGCGGGGGCATAAAGCCCGTTATCGGGAAGAAGCGTTCTACGAATTGGAAAAGGTTGCCAAGCAGCGCATGTATGATGCCAACGTGAAGTTGGATGTAAAAGCTTCTTATATCGGCTCGAAGATTTTCGAGGCAGACCATTTGTGCAAGCGTTTCGGCGACCTTACGATATTGGATGATTTTTCGTATATCTTTTCCCGTTACGAAAAAATGGGCATTATCGGCAATAATGGTACCGGTAAGTCCACTTTTATCAAGATTCTGATGGGGTTGGAAAAACCGGATAGCGGAACGCTCGATATCGGCGAAACCGTACGCTTTGGCTATTATTCGCAAGAAGGGCTGAAGTTCGATGAGCAGATGAAGGTGATTGACGTCATCACATCGGTGGCAGAGGTCATTGAAATGGGAAACGGAAAGCGGCTTACTGCTTCTCAGTTTCTGCAACATTTTCTTTTCTCGCCCGAAAAGCAACATAATTATGTGTATAAGTTGAGTGGGGGAGAGCGTCGCCGGCTATATCTGTGTATGGTTCTGATGAAGAACCCTAATTTTCTGGTATTGGACGAGCCGACAAACGACCTTGATATTGTAACCCTGCAAGTGCTGGAAGAATACTTGCAGCATTTTAAGGGGTGTGTAATTGTGGTAAGCCACGACCGCTATTTTATGGATAAGGTGGTCAACCACTTGCTGGTATTCAACGGGCAAGGCGACATTCGTGACTTTCCCGGGAACTATACCGATTACCGTGAATGGAAAGCAGCTAAAGCTGTTCATGAGAAAGAAGCTTCTCCGCAGCCGAAGAGGGAAAAGAAACCTCAGCGTGAGCGTCCCGAAGGCAAACGCCGCATGACATTCAAAGAACGCAAGGAGTTCGAGCAATTGGAGCAAGAGATAGCTGCGCTCGAAGAAGAGAAGAAGTCGATAGAAACAGCGCTTTGCAGTGGTGCGTTAGGGGTTGAAGAATTGACCGAAAAATCGAAACGCCTGCCGGTCTTGAATGAGGAACTCGACGAGAAAACCATGCGTTGGTTGGAATTGAGCGAGATAGAAGGCTGA
- a CDS encoding GGGtGRT protein — MIRPVQFESQDRRMKQILAALNENGIKDIEEANKICEEAGLDPYLTCQETQGICFENAKWAYVVGCAIALKKGCKNAADAAEAIGIGLQSFCIPGSVADDRKVGLGHGNLAARLLREETQCFAFLAGHESFAAAEGAIKIAEMANKVRTNPLRCILNGLGKDAAMIISRINGFTYVQTKFDYFTGELHIVNETPYSDGPRAKVKCYGADDVREGVAIMWHENVDVSITGNSTNPTRFQHPVAGTYKKERVLAGKPYFSVASGGGTGRTLHPDNMAAGPASYGMTDTLGRMHSDAQFAGSSSVPAHVEMMGFLGIGNNPMVGCTVACAVNVALALNK, encoded by the coding sequence ATGATTAGACCAGTACAGTTTGAAAGTCAAGACCGTCGTATGAAGCAGATTTTGGCTGCATTGAACGAAAACGGCATCAAAGACATTGAAGAAGCTAACAAGATCTGTGAAGAAGCAGGCCTCGACCCATACCTGACTTGTCAGGAAACGCAAGGTATCTGCTTCGAAAACGCTAAGTGGGCTTACGTTGTAGGTTGCGCCATCGCACTGAAGAAAGGTTGCAAGAACGCCGCAGACGCTGCCGAAGCTATCGGTATCGGTTTGCAATCGTTCTGTATTCCGGGTTCTGTAGCCGATGACCGTAAGGTAGGTTTGGGCCACGGAAACTTGGCAGCCCGTCTGCTCCGCGAAGAAACTCAGTGCTTTGCCTTCTTGGCAGGTCACGAATCATTCGCTGCTGCCGAAGGTGCTATCAAAATCGCCGAAATGGCAAACAAAGTACGTACTAACCCGTTGCGTTGCATCTTGAACGGTTTGGGTAAAGATGCCGCCATGATTATCTCTCGTATCAACGGCTTTACATACGTTCAGACTAAGTTCGATTACTTCACAGGCGAATTGCACATCGTAAACGAAACTCCGTATTCAGACGGTCCTCGTGCAAAAGTAAAATGCTACGGTGCTGACGACGTACGTGAAGGTGTAGCTATCATGTGGCACGAAAACGTAGACGTATCCATCACAGGTAACTCTACCAACCCGACCCGCTTCCAACACCCGGTAGCTGGTACTTACAAGAAAGAACGCGTGCTTGCCGGTAAGCCTTACTTCTCAGTAGCATCAGGTGGCGGTACAGGTCGTACACTGCACCCGGATAACATGGCTGCAGGTCCTGCTTCTTACGGTATGACCGACACATTGGGCCGTATGCACTCAGACGCTCAGTTCGCAGGTTCTTCATCAGTTCCCGCTCACGTAGAAATGATGGGCTTCCTCGGTATCGGTAACAACCCGATGGTAGGATGTACTGTAGCTTGCGCCGTTAATGTGGCTTTGGCTCTGAACAAGTAA
- a CDS encoding iron-sulfur cluster assembly scaffold protein, protein MTYSHEVEHMCCVAKGPNHGPAPIPEEGKWIQAKEIKDISGLTHGVGWCAPQQGTCKLTLNVKEGVIEECLVETIGCSGMTHSAAMASEILPGKTILEALNTDLVCDAINTAMRELFLQIVYGRTQSAFSEGGLMIGAGLEDLGKGLRSQVGTLYGTKAKGTRYLELTEGYITRMALDKDNQVIGYEYVHMGKFMEQVKKGVDANEALKAVTGTYGRFKPEQGAVKYIDPRKE, encoded by the coding sequence ATGACTTATTCACACGAAGTTGAACACATGTGTTGTGTCGCAAAAGGACCCAATCACGGTCCGGCTCCAATTCCTGAAGAAGGGAAATGGATTCAGGCAAAAGAAATCAAAGACATTTCAGGTTTGACCCACGGTGTGGGATGGTGTGCTCCTCAACAGGGTACTTGCAAACTGACGCTGAACGTTAAGGAAGGCGTTATCGAAGAATGTCTGGTAGAAACTATCGGTTGCTCGGGTATGACTCACTCAGCTGCTATGGCATCTGAAATCCTGCCGGGCAAGACTATTCTGGAAGCTTTGAACACCGACTTGGTTTGCGACGCTATCAATACAGCCATGCGTGAACTGTTCCTGCAAATCGTTTACGGCCGTACCCAGTCAGCTTTCTCAGAAGGCGGTTTGATGATTGGTGCAGGTTTGGAAGACTTAGGCAAAGGCCTCCGCAGCCAGGTAGGTACACTGTACGGAACAAAAGCGAAAGGTACCCGTTACCTCGAACTGACCGAAGGTTACATCACCCGCATGGCTTTGGATAAAGACAACCAAGTTATCGGTTATGAATACGTTCACATGGGCAAATTCATGGAACAAGTGAAGAAGGGTGTTGACGCAAACGAAGCATTGAAAGCCGTTACAGGCACTTACGGACGCTTCAAACCCGAACAAGGCGCAGTTAAATATATTGACCCACGTAAAGAATAA
- a CDS encoding DMP19 family protein has translation MEEEKKITVSDEALRRAAGEGMDEFLRVFTDRYLEVTGGQVDADAMPLLNGWQHTLLGYRLFCEEVNEGGFVQLIQNGYGPYIFLNPFAKAMRLMGAKEFSKLVYEAKKIYDAHREDLEQERDEDEFMAMYERYEEFDDLEEQFMDMEEEVTGQVARYVDGHLEDFALIVKEGE, from the coding sequence ATGGAAGAAGAAAAAAAGATTACAGTAAGCGATGAGGCCTTGCGCCGGGCGGCGGGCGAAGGCATGGACGAGTTCTTGCGGGTATTTACCGACCGCTATCTGGAAGTGACGGGCGGACAGGTCGATGCCGATGCGATGCCTCTGCTTAACGGATGGCAGCATACGCTTTTGGGCTACCGCCTGTTTTGCGAGGAAGTGAACGAAGGCGGCTTCGTGCAGCTCATCCAGAACGGATACGGCCCGTATATTTTCCTCAACCCTTTTGCCAAGGCGATGCGCCTGATGGGGGCAAAGGAATTTTCGAAGCTGGTGTACGAGGCGAAGAAGATATACGACGCGCACCGGGAGGACTTGGAGCAGGAACGCGATGAGGACGAGTTTATGGCGATGTACGAACGGTATGAGGAGTTCGACGACCTCGAAGAGCAGTTCATGGATATGGAAGAGGAGGTGACCGGACAGGTGGCGCGTTATGTAGACGGGCATCTCGAAGATTTCGCCTTGATTGTAAAAGAAGGGGAATAA